A window of Phycisphaerae bacterium genomic DNA:
CAAGCCCGCAATGCGGCAGCCCGATGCTCGCACCGCAAGCGAACACTGCGTCGTTTACACAGGATTGGCATATACTTGGCCGAAATAAAGCCTTGCCGATGGCCGAATCCTTAGCGTTGTAGTACTAAGGCGGTGGCGGATTTCGCCAAGACTGAGCTGGATCGGTTGCAGAAGATCCGGGACGTCAACGCCGCCAGCGATGTCGAATATCGTTTGGCGGAGACCAACTGGCGGCGGTCGGAGGCCGAGAACCAAAGAGATGCGCTTCAGCTTGCCGCATTACGTACGATGGCCGCGGTCAGCTACATTGGGCCGAAGTCGATCCTCGATTACATCGACCGCAAGTCGTTCGACAAGGATTCGCTCTTGCGCCAACTTGATGAGGCCAAGACGCAGCTCGAGATCGAGAAGCGCAACCTGGCGCGGGCGACCATCGCGAGCCCGATCGATGGTGTGGTCTTGAAGCGGCACGAGACACGGCGGCAGTTTCTGCCCGCCGGCACGCCGCTCCTGACTCTGGGCAGGCCGGATGACATGGAGGTCGTCGCGGAGGTCCTCACTGAGCGTGCCATGCGGGTATCGCCCGGTGACAAGGTTGAGATCTATGGAGAGGGTTTAAATGCCGGGCCCATCGCAGGCACGGTCCTGCGGGTCTATCCGGCCGGCTTCAGGAAGATCAGCTCGTTGGGTGTTGAGCAGCAGCGGGTCAACGTAGCCGTACGGTTGGAGCGCCGGCCGGAGCGGCTTGGGGTCGATTTCCGGGTCCAGGTGCGGATCTACTACGATTCCGCGACCGGCGTGCCCACCTTGCCGCGGACCGCCTTGTTCCGCGGCGAAGACGGTGGCTGGCAGGCCATGGTAGTTCGCGGAGGTGTCGTCGTCATTGTACCCGTGAAGGTGGGGCTCATGAACGACGACGAGGCTCAGATCGTGGAGGGGCTGGCCGCAGCCGATGACGTGGTGGCCCGGCCTTCGACCGACATCGTCGCCGGAATGAGGGTGAAAGTGCAGAGTG
This region includes:
- a CDS encoding HlyD family efflux transporter periplasmic adaptor subunit, with translation MADFAKTELDRLQKIRDVNAASDVEYRLAETNWRRSEAENQRDALQLAALRTMAAVSYIGPKSILDYIDRKSFDKDSLLRQLDEAKTQLEIEKRNLARATIASPIDGVVLKRHETRRQFLPAGTPLLTLGRPDDMEVVAEVLTERAMRVSPGDKVEIYGEGLNAGPIAGTVLRVYPAGFRKISSLGVEQQRVNVAVRLERRPERLGVDFRVQVRIYYDSATGVPTLPRTALFRGEDGGWQAMVVRGGVVVIVPVKVGLMNDDEAQIVEGLAAADDVVARPSTDIVAGMRVKVQSVR